Proteins from one Juglans microcarpa x Juglans regia isolate MS1-56 chromosome 1S, Jm3101_v1.0, whole genome shotgun sequence genomic window:
- the LOC121246600 gene encoding uncharacterized protein LOC121246600: protein MFLYLLDQCHHSHHKDIPRKRRNRQANTMIRQPLPPPHSAFQPEWAVSEDVRIKFFKCVRWQLEETMDPIDCPYHYFCDSNYPGNYPPAVDILVFLFTLASYLTTLVIMAMDISRRGQPSLGQSKRYLLPSGPVSLPVILLTLAKGHRIDAVFPLSSIGPAILQLVHISALTFDQGANKDLKYAFFEASTISGILHASLYLDTILLPYYTGFDALVTSTFSGECASCVCRNDVLIVGGLLVSYRGWSLTTFSVVGVLCLRMVCRLCGQKTANIILIRPWLESVAWILILMDSVYLVTNSPPERPTLRVAAFGGIFVLICLHVLKRACTLMIEWNTKWKE from the coding sequence ATGTTCTTATATTTGTTAGATCAATGCCATCATTCCCACCACAAAGACAtaccaagaaaaagaagaaatcgtCAGGCAAACACCATGATTAGGCAACCACTGCCTCCACCACATTCAGCATTTCAACCCGAATGGGCGGTGTCGGAAGATGTCCGCATCAAATTCTTCAAATGCGTTAGATGGCAGCTTGAAGAAACCATGGATCCCATTGACTGCCCTTATCATTACTTCTGCGACAGCAATTACCCTGGCAACTATCCACCTGCTGTGGACATACTAGTATTTCTCTTCACACTAGCCTCATACTTGACAACCCTGGTCATTATGGCAATGGACATATCAAGAAGAGGGCAGCCTTCCCTTGGTCAATCAAAGAGATACCTACTACCATCTGGTCCAGTTTCCCTCCCAGTAATCCTCTTGACACTGGCAAAAGGGCACCGAATCGACGCCGTGTTTCCTCTCTCGAGCATTGGCCCTGCAATCCTCCAATTGGTTCACATTTCTGCTCTGACCTTCGACCAAGGGGCTAACAAAGACCTCAAATATGCTTTCTTTGAGGCATCAACAATTTCTGGAATTTTACATGCAAGCCTATACCTGGACACCATTCTCCTACCTTACTATACAGGTTTTGATGCCCTAGTGACGTCAACCTTTTCAGGTGAGTGTGCATCTTGTGTGTGTAGGAATGATGTTTTGATTGTTGGAGGGTTGTTAGTGTCCTACAGAGGGTGGTCACTGACCACATTTTCAGTTGTGGGTGTTCTATGCTTAAGGATGGTCTGCAGACTTTGTGGACAGAAAACAGCCAATATTATACTAATTAGGCCGTGGCTGGAAAGTGTAGCTTGGATCTTGATATTGATGGACAGTGTTTATCTAGTGACAAACTCCCCACCAGAAAGACCAACTTTGAGAGTTGCTGCTTTTGGAGGTATATTCGTTTTGATTTGCCTTCATGTACTCAAAAGGGCATGCACCCTCATGATAGAATGGAATACCAAGTGGAAGGAGTAA